The following are encoded together in the Macadamia integrifolia cultivar HAES 741 chromosome 10, SCU_Mint_v3, whole genome shotgun sequence genome:
- the LOC122091608 gene encoding uncharacterized protein LOC122091608, with product MQCFANQKWQHVGAVEVFGPESGIFIFDFQSVEACRQILDEGPWSLGARPLILHPWSPEISLTKKVEKFLPLWIRLYGLNLHFWGNRSLGKIASVLGTPICVDRRTAQRERLSFARLCVLMNAEGGLPSTVHIVLDDGSTIEQPVVYDWVPPICSTCKTFGHNDHQCKVEGSEKNDERGGPLKANDQWQEPQRRQSRGRRPASRNNEAFNDAGRSSSDTNGGSDARQPAQGGRRRRISNKKVSWADENTATIGDLPI from the coding sequence ATGCAATGCTTCGCCAACCAAAAATGGCAACACGTAGGTGCAGTAGAGGTTTTTGGCCCGGAGAgtggtatttttatttttgattttcaATCAGTTGAAGCGTGCCGACAAATCTTGGATGAAGGTCCCTGGTCGTTGGGAGCTCGTCCTCTCATTCTGCATCCTTGGTCCCCTGAGATTTCTTTAACAAAGAAGGTGGAAAAGTTTTTGCCACTATGGATACGTCTCTACGGCCTTAACCTTCACTTTTGGGGGAACCGTAGCTTGGGGAAGATAGCTAGTGTTCTGGGCACACCTATTTGCGTTGATCGGCGGACTGCTCAGCGAGAGAGGTTGTCTTTTGCTCGTCTATGCGTACTAATGAATGCCGAAGGTGGTCTTCCCTCTACTGTGCATATTGTTCTGGATGATGGATCAACTATTGAACAGCCAGTCGTCTACGACTGGGTTCCGCCGATATGTAGTACATGTAAGACCTTTGGTCACAACGATCATCAGTGCAAGGTGGAAGGGTCTGAGAAAAATGATGAGAGGGGCGGTCCCCTTAAGGCAAATGaccagtggcaggagcctcaaCGTCGTCAAAGTAGAGGGAGACGACCGGCGTCTCGTAATAACGAGGCTTTTAATGATGCAGGGAGGTCAAGTTCAGACACCAATGGAGGTTCCGATGCACGTCAGCCAGCACAGGGTGGTAGACGCCGCAGAATCTCAAACAAGAAAGTTTCCTGGGCTGATGAGAACACCGCCACAATTGGTGATTTACCCATCTAA